The genomic region ctttgacgtggttagggtggaagctggaaaagtggagcatcgtgaggttgtccgtgggcttgcggtagagtgaggtgctgaggtgcccgtctttgatggagattcgtgtgtccaagaaagaaactgattctgaggagtagtccatggtgagcttgatggtgggatggaacttgttgatgttatcgtgtagtctctttagtgattcatcaccgtgggtccatagaaagaaaatgtcgtcgctgtatctggtgtatagtgttggttggaggtcctgtgcagtgaagaagtcctgctcgaacttgtgcatgaaaatgttggcgtattggggtgcaaatttggtccccatggctgttccgtgtgtttgggtaaagaactggttattgaaggtgaagacattgtgatccagagacagaggaattcatcaggagaatgaggctccgggaattctaccacaaaccccaagatttcagcagcgaacccaatgagacaactACACACgataacgcaaaatcgtcgagcagaaattgatagccaagttccgcacccatgaggacggcctcaaccgggatcttgggttcatgtcacactacatgtaaccccaccagcgaacaaatgttatctgtttttaatataacgggtcattgactgtcttccttctctctctctctcttcttttttgggggggtttgtatattcggtggcattttaggtgacacctttctgtctgctcactgtgattgccttggcaacgggcagtaatcaccaggcattgttctgtgattttcaaatgcgaaggattcgaaaatttcatttccacaccgttcacctgaggaaggaggaagcctccgaaagcttgtggaatttaaaataaaattgttggactataacttggtgttgtaaaattgtttacaattgtcaaccccagtccatcaccggcatctccacatcatttctgtgCATAAATTGGGTGTTGTGCTTGCATCCacagcaacagtgactgcacttcaaaaggaatTCATGGAATGTGAACTGCTTTGGTACGTCCTGAGGCTAtgaaaaagtgctatataaatgcaagattgtcCTTCCCTTCTTCCTTTACTGATCTTTTCATGGTGTTCTAGAAGatgaaccagagggaagatgaggagaattttttgaaCGCAGCGAGTTGGAATGCATTGTctaaaaggatggtggaagcagattcagtagtaactttcaaaagggaattggataaatacttgaaaaggaaacatttgcagggctctgaggaaaaagcaggggagtgggaataattggatagctcaatcaagcaggctgctttgtcctggatggtgtcgagcttcttgagtgctgttggagctgcactcatccaggcaagtggagagtattccatcacactcctgacttgtgccttgtagatggcggaaaggcctgcagaatacccagcctccgacctgctcttgtagcaatagtatttatgtggctggtccagttaagtttctggtcaatggtgacccccaggatgttgatggcaggagaattcggtgatggtaatgccgttgaatgtcaaagggaagtggttagactctcctctgttggagatggtcattgcctggcacttgtctggcatgaatgtaacttgccacttatcagcccaagcctgggtattgtccaggtcttgctgcatgcgggcatggactacttcattatctgaggggtttcgaatggaactgaacactttgcaatcatcagcgaacatccccatttttgaccttatgatggagggaaggtcagtgatgaagcagctgaagatggttgggcctcggacactgccctgaggaactcctgcagcgatgtcctggggctgagatgattggcctctaacgaccactaccatcttcctttgtgctaggtatgactccagccactggagagtttcccctgatttccattgatttcaattttactagggctccttgatgccacactcggtcaaatgctgccttgaagtcaatTTGCCTGCAATGATTCCTCCCTTGCTTGTCTTGTGTCAAATGGTGCTATACTAGGTAAATATAATAGTAAAGAAACAAAATtgagaaagaatcatagaatcatagaaaggttacagcacggaaggaggccattcgccccatcgagtCCTCACCggttctatgtaagagcaatccagttagttccattcccctgccttatccccgtagccctgcaaatttttccctttcaagtcttTACCCAGTtcgcttttgaaggccatgattgaatctgcctccaccactacctcgggcagtgcatcccagatcctaaccactcactgtgtaaaaaagtttttcctcatgtcacctttggttcttttgccaatcaatgtcctctcgttcttgacccttccaccaatgggaacagtttctctcaatcttctctgtctagacccttcatgattttgaatacctctatcaaatctcctttcaaccttctctgttccaaggagaacaatactAGCttctctatccacgtaactaaagtcccacatctctggaatcattctggtaaatatcttctgcaccctttctaaggccttcacacccttccttatgtgcgatgcccagaactgggcacaaaattccagttgtggccgaaccagtgttttataaaggttcatcacgacttccttgcttttgtactctatgcctctatttgtaaagcccaggatctcgtatgcttttttaactgctttctcaatctgccctgccaccttcaatgatttgtgtacatatacccccaggtctctctattcctgtaccccttttagaattgtgccctttagtttatattgtctctcctcattgttCCTACCGTAATGTATCACCCCgcaattttctgcgttaaatttcatctgcccataccaccagcctgtctatatcctcttgaagtctatcaccatcctcctcactgttcactacccttccaagtgttgtgtcatccgctaattttgaaattgtgccctgtactcccaagttcaagtcattattATATACGTTAATGGAGATGGAAACAAACAATGAcagacaatgggccagaatttgctgttaaaATAGTGGTAAGGCTTGCCTTTATTTATGTCAAAATGGTACAGCAATTTCGGGTGAGGGGCAGATGTGTGgtcaaatgtggaaatccaaaagtttcTGTTCAAGTTGCTTCATTCCGTTGATAGCTTCGTGAAAACAacatcttgctgtctgcctcaccattgaaatgcactgaATAGCGTGAAATTGCTAtatttgcacagtagatacaaactaaactcgccacagaaaattaatttgtcatttcagtctaagtaccattttaacgatATGATAATTGTTAAGTACTGCCAAGCAACCTCTCTGAcagtgaaaattaactattacaagtatagagtctcattccttcaggttttaattgttgttggagattttaaaaatgtaaaatttaaaatgtttacattttttctttatttttccttgctgtctcttttttttctctctctctcttagtccaatatttctttccctctctttatttctctttctatacctgatttgaaattgaattcacccactctaatttacatttccttctcagtctttgTTAATTTCTcactccttcaatctgattggttaacaagatacacagttacttgccctgtccactcaggtcccagatgcccagtttCCTTTGCTGTgaagttatcagctcgcactttcagcaacttcccACCCAAAAAATttgaaaacctaaatgtgcaaggtcAAGTCTCATTAACACTAGACGTCATttaatgccctgctacagcaaaacctGGGCCATGGAAGAAAAAAAAggtgaatggaaaaaaaaatggagattttgtttaaacaacaaaaaaaaacataatgaccaaaaataacagagagcctaacagcactcatcgttatttcagggcaaatggaagagcaacttccagcCAGCGAGCATGAGCAGTCAAACGCGCAAATCTGAAAATTGCTCTATGGATCCCCTGCTCATCCGGAAGCTACGCAGGGAGAACAGCTCATCTGTGAAACAAGTGGACCAGCGCAAAGATGCTGCATTGCTCAGCTGCAAacaaactaatctacacagaaaaaggtacgctgggttttttaggtctaaactatgtTTTAAAATCGTTGTAAGTCTTAATGacagccaaacaacctctctggcactgaaaattaacttttaaaactgtggagtctcattccgtccgattttaattgttgttggacaggtaaaaaaatttatattttttaaacttgtaactttttctttctgtctcttttaactcagtcttttaattcgatatttcttaccctctctttactttgttttctctaactgattttacattgaatttactgttggaGCATTCACTTCCTGTTTCTGTGTCTGCGCggtttgtcaaggatgcttcaatctgattagttgaggggacagagaaatcctttccccactcacactcacacagctcacagatgcctgggagaggacgctgcactttttgcagctccccattagaggaagttcccgcactCAGGTCCGTGGATTGTTTGAgagtaagtttaaatctaatgttCAGGGCCAATAAATATTCAGAACTAGTACCATCAACTCAGAAAGTATCATGTTCAACAAAGCATTCAATAGCTCCGATCTCTACCTAGCCACATAATCCTTAAACCTATTTTGAAGCTGATTCTCGTTCAATTCTTTATTGAGGGTATTATTCAACACATAATGGATTATTTCACTGGAAGCCTACTTCACATATCAGCTACTCTGGTGGAAAATAAAGATTCCTTCTAATTTTAAGGCTTGTGTGTGGCTTGTTAATTTGATACTCCTTTTATTTTCTGCTTTGCATTCACAATTCAAGTGAAGGACAGTGCTTCAATCTACATTTTTAAGCCTCTCACTGTTAATAAAACCTGGATTGTGTTGCCACTGAATCGTCTCTTCTCCGATTAAAAGAAAAGGTTTGTTCTCTGAGCTCCCCACTGGAGGAAGTTCCCGCACTAAAGCCATTGGATCATTAGTAGGTAAGTTAAAATCTAATGAGCGGTGGGCCATTATTGCAGGAAGGAATGCAGAGAGCTGCTATCAGGGTGGATGGACGATCCAAGGTGGTGAAATTGAACCACTTTCCTAATAATTTAGAACAGGGAACTAAATAAATGAAGTCACATTATTTGGTGGAGGTTTacgactattaaagaaaaagaaagaccttgcattctTATAGTGCTTCATCATATCTGACAGACATCTCAAAGTGCATCACATTTAATTAATTAGTTTTGAAGAGCAATCTCCATTATTATGTATGCAAACATGGTAaatattttacacacagcaaggtcccacaggcaCCAATGAGACgaatgattagataatctgtttctttgaTAATTTGATTGCGGAAGAAATGTCCATTTGGCGAGTTCCatgtcttcttcaaatagtgccatgggatctcttatacCAAATGCTGTTGCATTACTGATTAAACCAGTATGTTTGTTCTACTTGCATATCAATTAAAGCCCCATTCATAGTTGTACCTTACGGTCAGCATTTGTTTCTAACTAGATAGTGGTTTATTAATGAGGTTAGTAATATAATGATTGGCATGACAAtccagaaaaagaaagaaactaATCAAAATAATCAAGTAAAAGGGATTTTATTTATGTTCATGAATCTATCCACTTGACTAAATCATATATTTCAGCAATGATCTAGAAGTCCCTCATGCGCCTGAAAGATCCGATAGTTGAGCTGTTGCCGCCCCAGTCACTGAATCTCCTGTATTCACCGGGTCTCATGAAATACTGACGGCCTCTGTAATGGGGTTGTTCATAGAAGGTCCAGTAACCGTCCATCACCTGGCAGGAGTGAATGTCACGGTAGCGGAAACGATCGTAGACAGATGGACAGTCATCCATGAATTCCATCATCTGTCCTCCAAAGTCAGGCCTCTCGTAAATCCTCATTTTGTAGGTGCCTCCCCTGTACTGTAATATAAAATGTGTAACATTAATGATGTAGTAGCAAAAATATGTGTGATATGCATTGAAGAGTGTTCCAAAGCTGCAGCATATTAGAACAAGAAACATGAAATATTGTACATAAGTCTATCAGCAAAGGTAGAAGTTAAAAAAGATTTGGGAAAAGATTATTGACCATTCACTGAAAATATCCAGTTGGTGTGAAGTCGTCAGTAATGATGCTGATCATTTACTAAGACAAATCTCGAGGCATTTGAATATATTGTAAGTCACAACATGTTATTCTAACCTTGTATAGATCATTAGTGAAATTACATCTGGATTGTTActggcagttctgggcaccc from Heptranchias perlo isolate sHepPer1 chromosome 7, sHepPer1.hap1, whole genome shotgun sequence harbors:
- the LOC137323854 gene encoding gamma-crystallin S-1-like → MGKIIFYEDRNFQGRHHECSTDCADLSSYFSRCNSIRVESDWWVVYEKPNYMGYQYVLSRGEYPDYQRWMGFDDNIRSCRTYPYYRGGTYKMRIYERPDFGGQMMEFMDDCPSVYDRFRYRDIHSCQVMDGYWTFYEQPHYRGRQYFMRPGEYRRFSDWGGNSSTIGSFRRMRDF